In Zygosaccharomyces rouxii strain CBS732 chromosome F complete sequence, a single window of DNA contains:
- a CDS encoding uncharacterized protein (similar to uniprot|P47139 Saccharomyces cerevisiae YJR098C Hypothetical ORF), with protein sequence MPAKSLSGITDLSNSTSECSRSSTKLSQPRLLSPLGNTDTTRQSIPGSNSTYNATGLTPSPTSQISSLEQKSQEQNPENEDSFISGSDSNLDLAIAQARDESNSPSVQPPSHKKLTLSMPFKRKVSQGSSPTSLGPSLLPRQSKDDIQRETIKNKLKKTSSISTIEEQILFQDEKGSVDVRKRALKKTFELESLKHALNTIKALRHKRTDDGYDYKRVHSIWDELEGDVLIMGGYRGSILRDTKTNRRVWIPLKAGLNLRKVDLRIGPNDEDEVEAMKHIYPDGILSHVGPVDVCKRLIKRLKSNSKVRLTNFGYDWRLSLDISSEQLSNKLQQIYDSQEVKRGTYIIAHSMGGLVAHKALQDKTHLIRGIIYVGSPSRCPNIVGPFKYGDEVLMNKTILSKETNFLMRSSFAFLPENGRCFLQRGTGKKFNLDFFDPQVWVKLGLSPLVDEDRVLDPHTVPKVAKKQSPEDEKRMAKTETKTKLPQPGISTEGNDILGILNPIPLMRSISGPSDKDLRHQPPQDGRSSLRHWNPFSLFTKISSSSTDAAQLTEHKRVQDDQNDMLFKTSHEECVRYLERTLKRTKEFLSSLEYRPGKEYPPLVMLYSNQVPTVRGVHIQGLKDVKLGRYDDFSYGPGDGVIYHKWLLPEQRGFPVVAKINSDCGHVSLMSDLDAMAKAFISLVDNDKTIQTD encoded by the coding sequence ATGCCTGCCAAGAGCCTATCTGGGATCACCGACCTTTCCAACTCAACCTCAGAATGTAGCAGATCCTCCACAAAATTGTCACAACCTCGTCTACTGTCACCCCTAGGAAATACTGACACTACTCGGCAATCAATCCCAGGTAGCAACAGTACATATAACGCTACAGGTTTGACACCATCGCCTACCAGCCAAATAAGTTCATTAGAGCAGAAAtcacaagaacaaaatcCTGAAAATGAAGACTCTTTCATCTCAGGTTCAGATTCCAACTTGGATTTAGCAATAGCACAAGCTCGAGATGAATCCAATTCCCCATCTGTACAACCACCTTCCCACAAGAAACTTACACTTTCTATGcctttcaaaagaaagGTCTCACAGGGTTCTTCTCCAACATCTTTAGGTCCTTCACTACTGCCACGTCAATCCAAAGACGATATACAACGAGAAACCATCAAGAACAAACTGAAGAAAACGTCATCAATATCCACAATAGAAGAACAAATCTTATTCCAAGACGAGAAAGGCTCTGTCGATGTCAGAAAAAGGGCGCTTAAAAAAACCTTCGAATTAGAATCTCTGAAACATGCTCTTAACACCATTAAGGCATTACGACACAAGAGGACCGATGACGGCTACGATTACAAAAGAGTCCATTCTATTTGGGATGAACTGGAAGGTGATGTCCTAATCATGGGCGGCTATAGGGGTAGTATTCTAAGAGATACAAAGACTAATCGACGAGTGTGGATTCCACTTAAAGCAGGTTTAAACTTACGAAAAGTAGACTTGCGAATTGGACcgaatgatgaagatgaagtggaagcTATGAAACATATTTATCCGGACGGTATTCTAAGTCATGTTGGCCCAGTGGATGTTTGCAAACGTCTGATCAAAAGGTTGAAATCTAATTCAAAGGTTAGattaaccaattttggtTACGATTGGAGATTATCACTAGATATAAGTTCTGAACAGCTTTCTAATAAATTACAACAAATCTATGACTCTCAAGAAGTGAAAAGAGGTACTTACATCATAGCACACTCTATGGGCGGTTTGGTCGCACATAAGGCGCTACAAGACAAAACACACCTGATTAGAGGTATCATTTACGTTGGTTCACCAAGCAGATGTCCCAACATCGTGGGGCCCTTTAAATACGGTGATGAAGTGCTCATGAATAAAACAATTCTCAGTAAAGAAACTAATTTTTTAATGAGAAGTAGCTTCGCTTTCCTTCCAGAAAATGGTAGATGCTTTCTACAAAGAGGTACAGGAAAGAAGTTCAACTTAGACTTTTTCGACCCGCAGGTTTGGGTTAAATTGGGACTATCACCGCTGGTGGATGAAGATCGAGTCCTAGATCCACACACTGTACCAAAAGTAGCCAAGAAACAGAGTCCCGAGGATGAGAAACGCATGGCCAAAACCGAAACAAAAACTAAACTACCACAACCAGGTATATCTACTGAAGGGAACGATATTTTAGGTATACTAAACCCGATACCATTAATGAGATCAATATCGGGCCCATCTGACAAAGATCTTAGACATCAACCGCCACAAGATGGGCGAAGTTCTCTCAGACACTGGAATCCCTTCTCTCtatttacaaaaatttcttcatcctctacTGATGCTGCGCAACTGACAGAACACAAGCGAGTACAGGATGATCAAAATGACATGCTATTTAAGACTTCTCACGAAGAATGTGTTCGctatttggaaagaactTTAAAGCGCACAAAGgaatttttatcaagcCTAGAGTATAGACCAGGAAAAGAATATCCACCATTGGTTATGCTTTACAGTAATCAAGTCCCCACCGTGCGCGGGGTCCACATACAAGGTCTAAAAGATGTTAAACTCGGCCGTTACGACGACTTTTCTTATGGCCCTGGTGACGGTGTAATATACCACAAATGGTTGCTACCAGAACAGAGAGGATTCCCCGTAGTAGCCAAAATCAATAGCGATTGTGGTCATGTGAGTTTGATGTCCGATTTAGACGCCATGGCAAAGGCATTCATCTCTCTTGTAGATAATGATAAAACAATTCAAACCGATTGA
- the JJJ3 gene encoding Jjj3p (similar to uniprot|P47138 Saccharomyces cerevisiae YJR097W JJJ3 Protein required along with Dph1p Dph2p Kti11p and Dph5p for synthesis of diphthamide which is a modified histidine residue of translation elongation factor 2 (Eft1p or Eft2p) contains a DnaJ-like domain) has translation MLTHYEVLRVKFDASLIEIKQAYRDRLLNAHPDKNNDENKPALNVSVNAIQEAYRVLSDEKLRREYDHEVVEGQKNSGYVGTGDGLDEYSLDEFDFDPETLRYSMSCPRCVAEEGFSFSEDTLEEHAEEANNGGFQVLSQCSCCSLWLKVNFELAEDEGEDE, from the coding sequence ATGCTTACGCATTATGAAGTTTTAAGAGTTAAGTTTGATGCAAGTTTAATAGAGATCAAACAAGCCTATAGAGATCGTCTTTTAAACGCACATCCCGACAAGAATAATGACGAAAACAAGCCGGCGCTAAATGTGAGCGTTAATGCGATTCAAGAGGCTTATAGAGTACTTAGcgatgaaaaattgagacGTGAATACGATCATGAAGTTGTAGAAGGCCAGAAAAATTCTGGTTATGTGGGTACTGGTGATGGATTAGACGAATATTCTCTCGATGAGTTTGACTTTGACCCGGAGACGTTACGGTATTCTATGAGTTGTCCAAGATGTGTAGCTGAAGAAGGATTCAGTTTTAGTGAAGACACTCTGGAGGAGCATGCAGAGGAGGCAAACAATGGAGGATTTCAAGTGCTGAGCCAATGTTCATGTTGTAGTCTGTGGCTCAAGGTTAATTTTGAATTagcagaagatgaaggtgaagacGAGTGA
- the RPA49 gene encoding DNA-directed RNA polymerase I subunit RPA49 (highly similar to uniprot|Q01080 Saccharomyces cerevisiae YNL248C RPA49 RNA polymerase I subunit A49), giving the protein MSKRSIEEVSIESFQENPSIAVSSFFKGLRVPEETKFDLYRRKASKDEFILHGENDRLEYEGRTDPNSMDSKQYVVAVYNPSKKSAQLYKAPFLDAKVVPKSTKNLAGPSIKSSDVQASILRTSLGETFGTKKAKKAIADLERNRIDSDKLADAAVDIVDSVKTASKDLPTRTDLENSVTMDRPTPVANVDATDVEQIYPVENIIPKREWNFIRVGSLVKETDPEKRLEMLPYTKSQYLAKKLPSLTQATQTTKLQLLYYLSLLLGVYENRRVNSKDKLLERLNAPPETLLDGILERFTVLRAGQVGKSKNRSFFIDPQNEDKLLCYIMILILHLNNFIVEISPLAKELGIKPSKIVNLFRVIGAIVKGATVAQAEAFGIPKSSASTYKIATLKVPFKLPQMTRRGRAAR; this is encoded by the coding sequence ATGTCTAAGAGGTCTATTGAAGAGGTCTCCATCGAGAGTTTTCAGGAAAATCCTAGTATAGCCGTTTccagttttttcaaaggtctCCGTGTACCAGAAGAAACCAAATTCGATCTATACAGAAGAAAAGCCTCCAAGGACGAATTCATACTACACGGTGAAAATGACAGGTTGGAATATGAAGGTAGAACTGATCCCAACTCTATGGACTCCAAGCAGTACGTTGTTGCCGTTTATAACCCTAGTAAAAAATCTGCACAATTGTACAAGGCACCATTCCTAGATGCTAAAGTTGTTCCAAAATCTACCAAGAACTTAGCAGGTCCTTCTATTAAAAGTTCTGATGTGCAAGCTTCTATCTTGAGAACTTCTCTTGGTGAAACTTTTGGTACCAAAAAGGCCAAGAAAGCAATTGCAGATCTGGAAAGAAACCGTATCGATTCAGACAAATTGGCAGATGCTGCTGTTGACATTGTTGATTCCGTCAAAACTGCCTCCAAAGATTTGCCCACAAGAacagatttggaaaacagTGTCACTATGGACAGACCTACTCCTGTCGCCAACGTCGACGCTACCGATGTGGAACAGATCTATCCTGTCGAAAATATCATACCGAAGAGAGAGTGGAACTTTATTCGGGTGGGATCCTTGGTCAAGGAAACCGATCCAGaaaaaagattggaaatGCTTCCCTACACCAAATCTCAATACTTGGCTAAAAAATTGCCAAGCTTGACTCAAGCAACTCAAACTACCAAATTACAACTTTTATACTACCTTTCCCTATTACTTGGTGTCTACGAAAACAGAAGAGTGAACAGCAAGGACAAACTCTTGGAAAGACTAAACGCTCCTCCAGAAACTTTGCTAGACGGtattttggaaagattcACCGTTTTGAGAGCCGGACAAGTCGGTAAATCCAAGAACAgatctttcttcattgatCCACAGAATGAGGATAAATTGCTCTGTTACATTATGATTCTAATCCTTCACctcaacaatttcatcgtGGAAATTTCTCCTCTCGCGAAGGAATTGGGTATAAAACCATCCAAGATTGTCAACTTGTTTAGAGTTATCGGTGCCATCGTTAAGGGCGCTACAGTCGCTCAAGCAGAAGCATTTGGTATTCCAAAGAGTTCTGCTTCCACTTACAAGATTGCCACACTCAAGGTACCATTTAAGCTTCCTCAGATGACAAGAAGAGGTAGAGCAGCTCGTTAG
- the MPA43 gene encoding Mpa43p (similar to uniprot|P53583 Saccharomyces cerevisiae YNL249C MPA43 Mitochondrial protein), which produces MVENKPTAGIGIDLGSSSVRVSLFNFQNDQIIAYKIKTVPYYFTPESTNWKYTQSSREILTAIDQCFQELNIDKHEIKSCGVGATCSLAIFQTKDNALIPWNLDDPDKNVVFWMDSIAIKETQEVNKLATPEVQAHMGGSFVPEMAVPKLRHFIDILKNTDNNSTFEIIDLHRYIAMSLAQQNGWDYTNVCNFPNLNEIGHDGELAGWSSAFYENVLQLPPNIVIGPTKHSQHSSKQGLKVSSCIDCYSNWFALLPSNLQNSLFIVGGTSTCYLYASSEFSHHIPGVWGPFSNIFDRSDQFSIYEAGQSCTGKLIEHLFKTHPASSHIDTRDWPHLFSQINDFIEKVEQNTQDSIHMQTKHMFFYGDLDGNRTPYADPSMSGMFIGETTDTSFRNLVYKYVSILEFIAFQIKHMLAIFNTLNGDEDISNLQFCGSLAKNKRLLNLLALLNPRLRIAMPEMDVALMGAYGSYLMGKASTSDKSIVEVAHNQTYSYRPPEKTDGLLVELLEVKYQIYFNMAEQQRKYRKQVNNVIENRTKLDKN; this is translated from the coding sequence ATGGTTGAAAATAAACCAACTGCGGGAATAGGTATTGATTTGggatcttcttctgtcaGAGTAAGCCTTTttaattttcaaaatgatcAGATAATAGCCTATAAAATTAAGACAGTGCCCTACTACTTCACTCCAGAATCTACAAATTGGAAATATACACAGAGTTCTCGAGAAATACTCACAGCTATAGACCAATGCTTCCAAGAACTAAATATTGACAAACATGAGATCAAAAGCTGCGGAGTAGGAGCTACATGTTCTCTAGCTATTTTCCAAACAAAAGATAATGCATTAATACCATGGAATTTGGATGATCCTGATAAAAATGTGGTCTTTTGGATGGATTCAATTGCAATCAAAGAGACTCAAGAGGTTAACAAACTTGCTACGCCTGAAGTACAAGCTCATATGGGTGGAAGCTTTGTTCCAGAGATGGCCGTACCCAAATTAAGACATTTTATTGATATTCTCAAAAATACTGATAACAATTCCacatttgaaattattgaCTTGCACAGGTACATTGCAATGAGTCTTGCACAACAAAATGGCTGGGATTATACAAATGTCTGCAATTTTCCgaatttgaatgaaataGGCCATGATGGTGAATTAGCTGGTTGGTCATCAGCATTCTACGAAAACGTCTTACAACTCCCTCCAAATATTGTAATAGGACCAACAAAACATTCTCAACACTCTAGCAAACAAGGCCTTAAAGTTTCTTCATGCATTGACTGTTATTCAAATTGGTTTGCGCTTCTACCatcaaatttacaaaattcaCTATTCATCGTTGGGGGAACTTCAACATGCTACCTCTATGCTTCTTCTGAATTTAGTCACCATATTCCAGGTGTTTGGGGtccattttccaatatatTCGATCGTTCTGACCAATTTTCTATCTATGAGGCTGGTCAATCATGCACAGGAAAATTGATCGaacatcttttcaaaacaCATCCAGCTTCCTCCCATATCGATACCAGAGATTGGCCCCATCTTTTTAGCCAAATAAATGattttattgaaaaggttgAACAAAATACCCAGGATTCAATCCATATGCAAACGAAACACATGTTTTTCTATGGTGACCTAGACGGTAATAGAACCCCCTATGCAGATCCATCAATGTCTGGTATGTTCATTGGAGAAACTACAGACACTTCTTTCAGAAACTTGGTATACAAATACGTTTCTATTTTGGAGTTCATTGCATTCCAGATCAAACATATGCTTGCTATATTTAATACTTTGAATGGGGATGAAGATATCAGcaatcttcaattttgtGGGAGTCTAGCCAAAAATAAGAGGCTTTTGAACTTACTCGCCCTATTAAATCCAAGATTAAGAATTGCAATGCCTGAAATGGACGTCGCACTCATGGGCGCTTACGGGTCCTATCTGATGGGAAAAGCTTCAACTTCGGATAAGTCGATTGTTGAAGTAGCACACAATCAGACCTACTCTTACAGGCCTCCGGAGAAAACTGATGGTCTACTTGTAGAACTTCTGGAGGTCAAATACCAAATATATTTCAACATGGCGGAACAACAAAGAAAGTACCGCAAACAAGTAAACAATGTCATAGAAAATCGAACAAAACTGGATAAAAATTAA
- the RAD50 gene encoding MRX complex DNA-binding subunit (similar to uniprot|P12753 Saccharomyces cerevisiae YNL250W RAD50 Subunit of MRX complex with Mre11p and Xrs2p involved in processing double-strand DNA breaks in vegetative cells initiation of meiotic DSBs telomere maintenance and nonhomologous end joining) translates to MSAIYKLSIQGIRSFDSNDRETIQFGKPLTLIVGSNGSGKTTIIECLKYATTGDLPPNSKGGAFVHDPKITGEKDVRAQVKLAFTSANALNMIVTRNIQLLTKKTTATFKTLEGQLVIVNGNGDRNTLGTRSLELDAQVPLYLGVPKAILEYVIFCHQEDSLWPLSEPSNLKKKFDEIFQAMKFTRALDNLKGIKKDMTVDIKLLKQAVEHLKVDKDRSRVMTMNITRLQAKSEEYQAQVKEVEKQLKDITEQSDKLFKSNQDFQKVLSKLESLKNSQQSKLEQIDRLSNSIDPIDLGKEELENLLSNFSSSLTEKEEELRSMEKSLRESKAKAAGIQNKCNSLMQRQGELSASKENHERNKSVLRELQRELQTSYALSGFTENLDDFAHSLKELVHKTENNLLNFTHSNKSELNSSNNELSELNNSLIVQTQRLDYSKMDKQKLASEIQNLELQVDISDFTDEDLEGARQDLNKFSEKLKDWEKQGLVSSISQQIKEKNEQMLILEYEIEELQVKISRTNQQADLFAKLGLLKKSLQDRQLELGKFTQSFKMDSKSKEWGLQCGHDVDMDFKKFYINMQKNLSTKSRQQNELDKKFMEGSLQLTNTEMDLRKNEEFIINATKHLQESLPEDCTIDDYTEVVAEAEASYRTALENLKIHQTTLEFNKKALEVAKTESCCYLCTRKFDDEGFKSSILLRLQEKTDGKFNTILKESLESEKEYLNSLRNLEKDVISLNDSRSRITGLSDKVTDMRNRNVKMREELDTVNKELESMKEDKDHAEKEVRPLVENIVRLRKASNELESDIKSITDELAIYRSSEGKVETVEELQNEQRNKNESLRRLRKEVGQLQDERETKSKEHSNLLNLIREKDLKISEIEKSISMRKNLESDLDNKKNQLKVLEETVKKLEGDVKEGSRKVNSLKVDLERKTHDFEKSLDENNKEFKAMVLNNERFISINQQVKGFTASVPLEYEKCVAELESAKKQLVDLDHINENMNSGITELAKKLNDSNREKRNLKENLDLMELRADLSSIERQIDELDIQNAEAERDRYQQESMRLRSQFERLSSENAGKLGERKQLQNQIDSMQQQLRTDYKDVDVKYQKQWVELQAKTFVTDDIDTYSNALDSAIMRYHKLKMEDINRIIDELWKRTYSGTDVDTIQLRSEEVGSGVKMKSYNYRVVMFKQDAELDMRGRCSAGQKVLASIIIRLALSETFGVNCGVIALDEPTTNLDEENIESLARSLHNIIELRRHQKNFQLIVITHDEKFLNHMDASQFTDHFFKVKRDDRQKSQIEWVDINKVTD, encoded by the coding sequence ATGAGTGCTATATACAAATTGTCTATTCAGGGGATTCGATCCTTTGATTCCAATGATAGAGAAACGATACAATTTGGTAAACCGCTGACACTGATTGTTGGTAGTAATGGATCAGGGAAGACGACCATAATTGAGTGTTTGAAATATGCAACTACTGgagatttaccaccaaataGTAAAGGGGGAGCATTTGTTCATGATCCCAAGATTACGGGTGAAAAGGACGTCAGAGCGCAGGTAAAACTGGCTTTTACCAGTGCTAATGCTTTAAACATGATTGTAACTAGAAACATCCAATTGTTAACGAAAAAGACTACGGCGACATTCAAGACCCTAGAGGGTCAATTAGTGATTGtaaatggtaatggtgacAGGAATACGCTGGGCACTAGATCACTAGAATTAGATGCACAAGTTCCATTATATTTGGGGGTACCGAAGGCAATTTTGGAATACGTTATATTTTGTCATCAAGAGGATAGTCTCTGGCCCTTAAGTGAACCatcaaatttgaagaaaaaattcgATGAGATTTTTCAAGCTATGAAATTTACTAGGGCGTTAGATAATTTGAAaggaataaaaaaagatatGACAGTGGATATTAAATTATTGAAGCAAGCAGTTGAACATTTGAAGGTGGATAAAGATAGATCCAGAGTAATGACAATGAATATTACGCGATTACAAGCGAAATCGGAAGAATATCAGGCACAAGTtaaagaagtggaaaagCAGTTGAAGGATATAACCGAACAATCTGATAAACTATTTAAATCAAACcaagattttcaaaaagttcTGAGTAAGTTGgaaagtttgaaaaatagTCAACAATCAAAATTGGAGCAAATCGATAGGTTATCGAATTCGattgatccaattgatctgggtaaagaggaattggagaaccttttatcaaatttttctaGCTCTTTAacagaaaaagaagaggaattgAGATCTATGGAAAAGTCGTTGAGAGAATCCAAGGCCAAAGCCGCTGGTATACAGAATAAgtgtaattctttaatgCAGAGACAAGGTGAATTGAGTGCTTCAAAGGAAAATCACGAAAGGAATAAAAGCGTACTAAGGGAATTACAACGTGAATTACAGACATCATATGCATTGAGTGGCTTCACAGAAAATTTGGACGATTTTGCTCATTCTTTAAAAGAATTAGTTCACAAGACAGAAAATAACTTACTCAACTTTACTCATAGCAACAAATCTGAACTAAATTCCTCAAACAATGAATTATCTGAATTAAATAACTCCTTGATTGTACAAACTCAAAGATTGGATTATTCCAAAATGGATAAACAGAAACTAGCAAGTgagattcaaaatttagAGTTACAAGTAGACATTTCAGATTttactgatgaagatctaGAAGGGGCAAGacaagatttgaataaatttagtgaaaaattaaaagatTGGGAAAAGCAAGGTTTagtttcatcaatatcacAGCAGatcaaggaaaaaaatgagCAGATGCTTATTTTGGAATATGAAATAGAAGAGCTACAAGTTAAAATATCGAGAACAAACCAACAAGCTGATCTTTTCGCTAAATTAGggttattgaaaaaatctttaCAAGATAGACAACTTGAACTGGGAAAATTCAcccaaagtttcaaaatggaCTCTAAATCAAAAGAGTGGGGGTTACAATGTGGTCATGATGTGGATATGGActttaaaaaattttataTCAATAtgcaaaagaatttgagTACCAAGAGCCGCCAACAGAATGAGCTTGACAAAAAATTCATGGAGGGATCTTTGCAATTGACCAATACAGAAATGGACTTGCGAAAAAACGAAGAGTTTATCATAAACGCTACGAAGCATTTACAAGAATCCTTACCCGAGGACTGTACTATTGATGACTACACTGAGGTTGTGGCAGAAGCTGAAGCATCTTATCGTACAGCGctggaaaatttaaagataCATCAAACCACACTGGAGTTCAATAAAAAGGCTTTAGAAGTCGCAAAGACCGAAAGTTGTTGTTATTTGTGCACTAGGAAATTCGATGACGAAGGATTTAAAAGTAGTATTCTCTTGAGATTGCAAGAAAAAACAGATGGTAAATTTAATACCATTTTAAAAGAAAGTTTggaaagtgaaaaagaGTATTTGAATTCTCTGAGGAATTTGGAGAAGGATGTCATATCATTGAATGATTCCAGGTCAAGAATTACAGGATTGAGTGATAAAGTGACTGATATGCGCAATAGAAATGTGAAGATgagagaagaattggatactGTGAATAAGGAGCTGGAATCAATGAAAGAAGATAAAGATCATGCTGAGAAGGAGGTACGGCCCTTGGTGGAAAATATAGTACGCCTGAGAAAGGCATCGAACGAACTGGAAAGTGATATTAAATCAATCACTGATGAACTTGCGATATACAGAAGTTCCGAAGGCAAAGTGGAAACtgtggaagaattacagAATGAGCAACGAAACAAGAATGAGAGTTTACGGAGGTTGAGAAAAGAGGTTGGacaattacaagatgaaagagaGACTAAATCAAAGGAacattcaaatcttctaaacTTAATTAGGgaaaaagatttgaaaatatctgagattgaaaaatctatttCAATGAGGAAAAATCTAGAATCAGATCTCGATAACAAGAAGAATCAACTAAAGGTGTTGGAAGAAACCgttaaaaaattagaaGGTGATGTGAAAGAAGGAAGTAGAAAGGTAAATTCTCTTAAGGTCGATTTAGAAAGGAAAACCCatgattttgagaaatcCTTAGATGAGAAcaataaagaatttaaagCCATGGTCTTAAATAATGAAAGGTTTATCTCCATAAATCAACAAGTGAAAGGTTTTACCGCCAGCGTCCCCCTTGAATATGAAAAGTGCGTAGCAGAACTGGAATCTGCGAAAAAGCAACTTGTGGATTTGGATCAtataaatgaaaatatgaACTCAGGTATAACAGAGCTTGCGAAAAAACTGAACGATTCTAACAGGGAAAAACGGAATCTGAAGGAAAACTTGGATCTAATGGAACTAAGGGCAGATTTGAGTTCGATCGAAAGGCAAATAGACGAACTTGACATACAAAACGCTGAAGCTGAACGTGATAGATACCAACAGGAGTCCATGCGCCTGAGAAgtcaatttgaaagattgaGTTCTGAAAACGCTGGCAAATTAGGTGAACGGAAACAATTGCAAAACCAAATTGATTCCATGCAGCAGCAGCTACGGACTGATTATAAAGATGTAGATGTGAAATATCAAAAACAGTGGGTTGAACTACAAGCGAAGACCTTTGTCACTGATGATATTGATACTTACTCGAATGCTCTGGATAGTGCAATCATGAGATATCATAAGTTGAAGATGGAGGATATCAACAGgattattgatgaattatGGAAACGAACCTACAGTGGTACAGATGTAGATACGATTCAACTACGTTCCGAGGAGGTCGGCAGCGGTGTAAAAATGAAATCTTACAATTACAGAGTGGTTATGTTTAAGCAAGACGCTGAACTTGATATGAGGGGCCGTTGCTCCGCCGGCCAAAAAGTTTTAGCGTCTATTATAATCAGATTGGCATTGTCAGAAACTTTTGGTGTGAATTGTGGTGTTATTGCATTGGATGAACCTACGACGAATTTGGACGAGGAAAACATCGAAAGTTTGGCCAGATCTCTTCACAACATTATTGAATTGCGTAGGcatcaaaagaattttcaGTTGATTGTTATTACTcatgatgagaaattccTAAACCATATGGATGCCTCACAGTTTACTGatcatttttttaaagTTAAGCGCGATGATAGACAAAAGTCACAAATAGAATGGGTTGATATAAATAAAGTTACAGATTAG